Genomic DNA from Plasmodium gaboni strain SY75 chromosome Unknown, whole genome shotgun sequence:
TTTTATGTGCATTTAAAATTAGGAGACCATATTTAAATAACtattaaaataaagatTCTCCATGGTgtatcataataaaatagaatataaatatataatgtatatatatatatatattcatatatcagaatacacatataaaaaatatacactatataaataaattattatatctattGTCGTTAATTTAAGGAATCTACATAATcatatatcttttatatataaaagaaaataagCACCTTGCGCCGCAACGTTGGATTTTTCACATATCTATGTATAAATATCTTatgattttatatatatatatatatatatatatatatatatatatatattttttaaaagcaaaaaaaaacaacatttttaaaaagtgtaaaaaaagttaaaattaaaaaaggattttttttttttttttttttaaataaaaaattaataaatgcttaatcataaaaattaaaaaatataaggaataatcaaaatattaagTTTGTTGATATTTATGGAAATGTATGTGtaacatatttaaaaacatTCTTTAAGCATCAACATGGAACATTAACTTTTAAAactttaaaaatataaatatttatatacataaaataatagaaattttattattttttttatttttataatttattattatttttttataaatggattaaaaaatgtgctgtatataacaaaataaatattttgttcctataaaaaaaaaaatgtacTTAGATAGctaattcttttaaataattttttttggaaaGAAATCGTTCCATaaattcattttcattagtagatgaaaataaatggtgaatttcatcttttattttcatataatttgaaattttcattttataattttcatcaGCACTTGCTGAAGTAtctatatttaatttttcttttaaataatatttattttcagCTGATTCAAGTTCCTCTACTTTTTCATAAGCTTTTTGAATAACATCTTTTGGTAATTTGGCTATTTCAGCAACATTAACTCCATAACTTTTATTTGAAGCCCCATCTttaatttcatataaaaagcaaattttctttttctcCTTATCAATTGTAGTTTCTACATGTCTGTTAATAACTCCTTCACATTGATATGCAATATTTGACATTTCGTGGAAATGAGTAGCAAATAGAcaaaaacattttatattatctaaaatatattttccaATAGACCAACTTATACCTAATCCTTCATAAGTAGATGTACCTCTACCTAGTTCGTcaacaataataaaagaattttGATCAGCATTTTTTACAATTGCTGCTGCTTCTATCATTTCTGATAAAAAGGTTGAAATTCCTTTTAATTGAAAATCGGAAGCTCCAACTCTGCACATAATTTGTGTAAAAATAGGAACTTCACAAAAATCACATGGTACAAACATACCTATTTGTGCcaatatacatataatagCTGTTTGTCTAATATATGTACTTTTACCTCCCATATTAGGTCCAGTAACTATAATTAACCTACTATTCTTTTTGTTCATATGGATATCATTAGGTATAAAGTTATTCAAATTATATTGTAATTCTAACAATGGATGACGTGATTTTCTCATAATTACATTTTCTCCATGATCGACTATTACTGGTCGAACATATGGAAATGGTGAATTATGACAAACGACtgaaaaagatattaataCATCTAATGTAGATACTAAATCAATAAACTTTTCAATAACTGGTGTATATGTAGAAACAGCAcatattgttttatttatgatTTCTGATTGTAATGTattgtaaatatttaaacAATGATCATATTGTTTacataaattttttaatgtatttgttgtaaataaaaa
This window encodes:
- a CDS encoding putative DNA mismatch repair protein MSH2, producing DSELEIIANEKNALMKKIKKHKDDVEKDIFADKYDRTYKRANREDIRLVDCNTNGFLFRVTKKDCGLVQQDKKKYMTVRMNKNEFLFTTNTLKNLCKQYDHCLNIYNTLQSEIINKTICAVSTYTPVIEKFIDLVSTLDVLISFSVVCHNSPFPYVRPVIVDHGENVIMRKSRHPLLELQYNLNNFIPNDIHMNKKNSRLIIVTGPNMGGKSTYIRQTAIICILAQIGMFVPCDFCEVPIFTQIMCRVGASDFQLKGISTFLSEMIEAAAIVKNADQNSFIIVDELGRGTSTYEGLGISWSIGKYILDNIKCFCLFATHFHEMSNIAYQCEGVINRHVETTIDKEKKKICFLYEIKDGASNKSYGVNVAEIAKLPKDVIQKAYEKVEELESAENKYYLKEKLNIDTSASADENYKMKISNYMKIKDEIHHLFSSTNENEFMERFLSKKNYLKELAI